A genomic stretch from Enterobacter dykesii includes:
- the ompC gene encoding porin OmpC codes for MQRKVLALMIPALLMAGATHAAEIYNKDGNKLDLYGKVDGLHYFSDDKGADGDQTYMRLGFKGETQINDMMTGYAQWEYNIQANNTEGSDNQSWTRLAFAGVKVGDYGSFDYGRNYGVLYDVEGWTDMLPEFGGDSYTKADNFMTGRANGVATYRNTDFYGLVQGLNFALQYQGKNEDASNNQEGTNNGRDMRHENGDGFGISTTYDFGMGITAGAAYTSSDRTNEQVMNTTAGGDKADAWTAGLKYDANNIYLAAMYSETRNMTPYGDNTNAVANKTQNFEVTAQYQFDFGLRPSLSYLQSKGKDLGNGQGDQDLVKYADVGVTYYFNKNMSTYVDYKINLLDEDDNFYKDNGISTDDVVALGLVYQF; via the coding sequence ATGCAAAGAAAAGTACTGGCCCTGATGATTCCGGCTCTGTTAATGGCTGGCGCAACTCATGCAGCAGAGATTTATAATAAAGACGGCAACAAATTAGATCTGTACGGAAAAGTAGATGGTCTGCACTATTTCTCCGACGATAAAGGCGCTGACGGGGATCAAACCTATATGCGTCTGGGCTTCAAGGGTGAAACCCAGATCAACGACATGATGACCGGCTACGCGCAGTGGGAATACAACATCCAGGCGAATAATACGGAAGGGTCTGATAATCAGTCCTGGACGCGTCTGGCCTTCGCCGGTGTGAAGGTGGGCGACTACGGCTCCTTCGATTACGGCCGTAACTATGGCGTGCTGTACGACGTGGAAGGCTGGACCGATATGCTGCCTGAATTTGGTGGCGACTCCTACACCAAAGCCGACAACTTCATGACCGGCCGCGCCAACGGTGTGGCAACCTACCGTAACACCGACTTCTACGGTCTGGTGCAGGGCCTGAACTTTGCGCTGCAGTACCAGGGCAAAAATGAAGACGCCAGCAACAACCAGGAAGGCACCAATAACGGACGCGACATGCGTCACGAGAACGGTGACGGCTTCGGTATTTCTACCACCTATGACTTCGGCATGGGGATTACTGCAGGGGCCGCGTATACCTCTTCTGACCGCACCAACGAGCAGGTCATGAATACCACTGCGGGTGGAGACAAAGCGGATGCCTGGACGGCGGGCCTGAAGTATGACGCCAATAATATCTATCTGGCGGCCATGTATTCTGAAACCCGCAATATGACGCCGTATGGTGATAATACCAACGCCGTGGCGAACAAAACCCAGAACTTCGAAGTGACCGCGCAGTACCAGTTCGACTTCGGCCTGCGCCCGTCCCTTTCCTACCTGCAGTCGAAAGGTAAGGACCTGGGCAACGGCCAGGGCGACCAGGATCTGGTTAAATATGCTGACGTAGGGGTCACCTATTACTTCAACAAAAACATGTCCACCTACGTTGATTACAAAATCAACCTGCTGGATGAAGATGACAACTTCTACAAAGACAACGGCATCAGCACCGATGACGTTGTAGCGTTAGGCCTGGTTTACCAGTTCTGA
- a CDS encoding GFA family protein, whose product MAERRNAKCHCGAVAFTVELTDGLNTARRCSCSFCRMRGAVVVSAPLSGIRVTKGEDKLTEYRFNTGTARHFFCSVCGIYTFHQRRSNPNEYGVNVACFENVSPFDFPEVKVMDGVNHPMDGESGVFGYLSFREKGEEQA is encoded by the coding sequence ATGGCTGAAAGACGTAATGCGAAGTGCCATTGCGGGGCGGTGGCGTTCACCGTTGAGCTCACTGATGGCCTCAACACCGCGCGGCGCTGCAGCTGTTCCTTTTGTCGCATGCGGGGCGCGGTCGTCGTCTCTGCGCCGTTGTCAGGGATTAGGGTGACCAAAGGTGAGGATAAGCTCACCGAGTACCGCTTTAACACGGGAACGGCACGGCATTTCTTCTGCTCGGTGTGCGGGATCTACACGTTCCATCAGCGGCGTTCTAACCCAAACGAATATGGCGTGAATGTCGCCTGTTTTGAAAACGTTTCACCTTTTGATTTTCCAGAGGTGAAGGTGATGGACGGCGTTAACCACCCCATGGATGGGGAAAGTGGGGTATTTGGTTATCTCTCTTTTCGCGAGAAAGGGGAAGAGCAGGCATGA
- a CDS encoding methyltransferase yields MSQRNNLDLLSRKEGMCLLEQSMGFVWQAALRAVAVLGVADLLAEGKKSVKQLAKELNVDCDYLHRIMRLLSSRGVFNEVSEAEYGLSHSAQFLRSDHEFSLRAAVLMLTDQTFWQPAARMDEILQGKPVFNELFGKPFYDYWQHDDTATGSNIFHAGMASMSSVENEAITDSYLFPENAVVADIAGGLGNLLLAVLRRNPTLTGILFDQKDVLARNRLSLLNDNRRWQTVEGSFFEACPAADIYLLKYILMDWPDEKAVQILQCCRNAMKENARLLIFEPLIKKENNEQGRFEIDLLLLTSFDGGRARTEPEYQVLFEQTNLKLNKIIDTRSYLSILEVIPV; encoded by the coding sequence ATGTCACAACGTAATAATCTGGATTTACTCAGCCGTAAAGAAGGAATGTGTTTGTTAGAGCAAAGCATGGGTTTTGTATGGCAGGCAGCACTTCGGGCTGTCGCGGTATTAGGCGTTGCAGATCTACTGGCTGAAGGAAAGAAATCCGTTAAGCAGCTGGCGAAGGAGCTTAATGTCGATTGCGATTATCTTCATCGAATCATGCGTTTATTGTCTTCGCGTGGGGTGTTCAACGAAGTATCCGAAGCGGAATACGGTCTTAGCCATTCAGCACAATTCCTGCGTTCCGATCATGAATTTTCCTTGCGTGCGGCGGTGCTCATGCTGACAGACCAAACATTCTGGCAGCCAGCGGCCAGAATGGATGAAATATTGCAAGGTAAACCCGTTTTTAACGAATTGTTTGGCAAGCCTTTTTACGATTACTGGCAGCATGACGACACGGCGACTGGCAGCAATATTTTTCACGCCGGTATGGCCTCTATGTCATCCGTAGAGAATGAAGCGATTACTGATAGCTATTTGTTCCCTGAAAACGCTGTCGTTGCCGATATCGCCGGTGGGCTGGGTAATTTATTGCTGGCCGTTTTACGTCGAAATCCGACCTTAACAGGGATCTTGTTTGATCAAAAAGACGTGCTTGCGCGCAATCGACTGTCATTATTGAATGATAATCGCCGATGGCAGACGGTAGAGGGTAGCTTTTTTGAAGCCTGTCCTGCAGCGGACATTTATCTGCTTAAGTATATCCTCATGGACTGGCCTGATGAGAAGGCGGTACAGATACTTCAGTGCTGCAGAAATGCAATGAAAGAGAACGCCCGCTTATTAATTTTTGAACCGCTTATTAAAAAAGAAAATAATGAGCAGGGACGATTTGAAATTGACCTTCTTCTGTTAACTAGCTTTGATGGCGGGCGGGCAAGAACAGAGCCTGAGTATCAGGTCTTGTTTGAACAGACCAATCTGAAGCTGAACAAAATAATAGATACCCGTTCCTATCTGTCGATTTTGGAGGTCATACCTGTCTGA
- a CDS encoding GNAT family N-acetyltransferase has translation MKITGDMRKKMEDRLPFQTPRLRLRPLASADLSQLVGYRNQPEVARFQSWERFTTRDAEKLYAQQILLEFNSDDTWYQIIVERQTDGAVAGDIGVHFFDEGRQAELGMTFDMKYQKQGYAREALNAVITLLFTHYAKHRLIAVVDIRNTPAVNLLEKLHFRREAHYRQNVFFKGEWGDEYLYALLREEYLQP, from the coding sequence ATGAAGATAACGGGTGATATGAGAAAAAAGATGGAAGACAGGTTGCCGTTTCAAACCCCCCGGTTACGACTACGTCCTCTGGCATCTGCCGATTTGTCGCAGCTTGTAGGCTACCGTAACCAGCCTGAAGTTGCCCGTTTTCAGAGCTGGGAGCGGTTTACGACGCGAGATGCAGAGAAATTATATGCTCAGCAGATCCTTCTTGAGTTTAACAGCGATGATACGTGGTATCAGATTATTGTTGAACGGCAAACGGACGGGGCAGTGGCGGGTGATATTGGTGTTCATTTTTTTGATGAGGGCAGGCAGGCTGAACTGGGTATGACCTTTGATATGAAATATCAGAAGCAGGGTTATGCCCGGGAAGCACTCAATGCCGTTATCACGCTGCTATTTACGCATTACGCAAAGCACCGGCTCATCGCCGTTGTGGATATACGAAATACGCCTGCAGTAAATCTGCTGGAAAAACTCCACTTTCGACGAGAAGCTCATTATCGGCAGAATGTCTTTTTTAAGGGAGAGTGGGGGGATGAATATCTTTATGCATTGCTGAGAGAGGAGTACCTCCAGCCTTAA
- a CDS encoding VOC family protein: MKDIDVGFTHVAFMVRDLEKSIAFYRRYANMDVIHLREPGIPDARKVAWLSDRTRPFALVLVQADHVTDTPLGNFGHLGIACATREELDGKTEMAIAEGVLRKAPEELGDPVGYYVFFADPDGNTLELSFGQRVGLEAIRTAHTEK, from the coding sequence ATGAAAGATATCGATGTTGGTTTTACCCACGTTGCGTTTATGGTCAGGGATCTGGAAAAGAGTATCGCTTTCTACCGTCGCTACGCCAATATGGACGTCATCCACCTGCGTGAACCCGGTATTCCCGATGCCCGAAAGGTGGCATGGTTAAGCGACCGTACCCGTCCTTTCGCTCTTGTGCTGGTGCAGGCCGACCATGTGACTGATACGCCGCTGGGCAACTTTGGTCACCTGGGGATTGCCTGCGCCACGCGTGAAGAACTCGACGGGAAAACGGAGATGGCAATCGCTGAAGGGGTGTTAAGAAAAGCACCGGAGGAGTTGGGCGATCCCGTCGGTTACTATGTATTTTTTGCCGACCCTGACGGCAACACATTAGAACTGTCATTCGGGCAGCGGGTTGGGCTTGAGGCAATCCGGACGGCTCATACGGAAAAATGA
- a CDS encoding DUF1294 domain-containing protein produces the protein MTLNRFCYSLLIFAAIASLVTSHPLIIWFLLINALTTGMYGADKMAARKGLRRVPEVTLLVFGATGGWPGAILGQQLFRHKTQKQPFKTYFVISIFVSIALMVTAYHFSSFAS, from the coding sequence ATGACCCTCAATCGCTTTTGTTATTCACTTCTGATTTTCGCTGCAATAGCTAGCCTTGTTACCTCGCATCCGCTGATCATCTGGTTTCTGCTGATTAACGCCCTGACGACAGGCATGTATGGCGCCGATAAAATGGCGGCGCGTAAAGGTTTGCGCAGGGTGCCGGAAGTCACGCTGCTGGTGTTTGGCGCGACAGGCGGCTGGCCTGGTGCCATTTTGGGCCAACAGCTCTTTCGTCATAAAACTCAAAAGCAGCCCTTCAAAACCTACTTTGTTATCAGCATTTTCGTCAGCATCGCCTTAATGGTGACGGCTTACCATTTCTCTTCTTTTGCTTCCTGA
- a CDS encoding EAL domain-containing protein: MRRVSIYLAVATTIFMLGVFIINLQVWYSARADSLAGARYVVRNMNVILKEARDAARIAMQLAENECDAEGQYRLGTEAALQPHLRTIVILKKDAVWCSSLPGNRVLLVNGSALPETTLLLVPAKSTVNGLPVLLYQTQHAGSRIMVSISDSHIRDALNMPLRGVAYSLQVGNRSLGQSGDVMTPAHANKDVLRVKDADYPFAIQFNSPPFFSLTRLFDQAGGVLLFLLLISSLPAYLLQRYFSKDISPEESLRIAIYRNEIIPYYQPVVSGKEGTLRGVEVLARWKHPKSGFISPASFIPLAEKSGLIIPLTQSLMRQVASHMNSISTLLPEGFHVGINFSASHIVASTFVEECLHYKRSFIHQDLNLVIEVTEREPLHVDEHLVKTLNALHEIGFAIALDDFGTGYSGLSYLQDLQIDYIKIDQSFVARVNASADSTVILDSVLELAKKLSISIVAEGVETPEQLDYLTRNHINFLQGFYFFKPTPFKELVKVLLSKPKVKVKVE; this comes from the coding sequence ATGCGCCGTGTATCGATTTATTTAGCTGTAGCCACGACAATTTTTATGCTGGGCGTTTTTATTATCAATTTACAGGTCTGGTATTCTGCACGGGCAGACAGTCTGGCAGGGGCGCGCTACGTCGTCCGTAATATGAATGTTATTCTTAAGGAAGCCCGCGATGCAGCCCGGATAGCGATGCAACTTGCTGAAAATGAATGCGATGCTGAAGGACAATATCGGCTCGGCACCGAAGCTGCGTTACAGCCACACCTGAGAACGATCGTTATTCTGAAAAAAGATGCGGTCTGGTGCTCTTCGTTGCCGGGAAACCGCGTATTGTTGGTTAACGGCTCAGCGCTGCCTGAAACAACATTGCTGCTCGTTCCCGCGAAAAGTACGGTCAACGGCCTGCCGGTTCTTTTATACCAGACACAGCATGCCGGAAGCCGAATCATGGTGAGCATCAGTGACAGCCATATCCGGGATGCGCTGAATATGCCATTACGTGGCGTGGCGTATTCACTGCAGGTTGGCAATCGTAGCTTAGGCCAATCCGGCGATGTGATGACGCCAGCCCATGCAAACAAAGATGTACTCAGGGTAAAAGACGCTGATTATCCTTTCGCGATTCAATTTAACTCTCCGCCTTTTTTTAGCCTGACGAGACTATTCGACCAGGCCGGTGGAGTGCTGTTATTTCTGCTGCTCATCTCCTCTCTTCCTGCTTATCTTCTGCAGCGATATTTCTCTAAGGATATTTCGCCTGAGGAATCGCTGCGTATTGCCATCTACAGAAATGAAATTATTCCCTACTACCAACCCGTAGTAAGCGGTAAAGAGGGAACGTTGCGTGGGGTAGAAGTGCTGGCCAGATGGAAACACCCGAAGTCAGGGTTTATCTCTCCCGCGTCATTTATTCCTCTCGCTGAGAAATCGGGCTTAATCATTCCCTTAACCCAGAGCTTAATGCGTCAGGTTGCATCGCATATGAATTCGATTTCTACCTTGTTACCCGAAGGGTTCCATGTCGGTATTAACTTCAGCGCGTCTCATATTGTTGCCTCCACTTTTGTTGAAGAGTGTCTCCACTACAAGCGTAGCTTTATTCATCAGGATCTTAACCTTGTCATTGAAGTGACCGAGCGAGAACCCCTCCATGTCGATGAACATCTCGTTAAGACCCTGAATGCGCTCCACGAGATTGGTTTTGCTATTGCACTGGATGATTTTGGAACCGGCTATTCTGGTCTGTCTTACCTGCAGGATTTGCAGATTGATTACATCAAAATCGACCAAAGCTTTGTTGCCAGGGTTAATGCCAGTGCGGACTCAACCGTTATACTGGATTCGGTACTGGAGCTGGCAAAAAAATTGTCAATCAGTATTGTGGCAGAAGGCGTTGAAACACCAGAGCAGCTGGATTATCTCACGCGTAACCACATCAATTTTTTACAAGGTTTTTACTTCTTCAAACCCACACCGTTTAAGGAACTGGTGAAAGTTCTTTTGTCGAAGCCAAAAGTTAAGGTGAAAGTAGAGTGA
- a CDS encoding ASCH domain-containing protein, producing the protein MVKVEELKMKYPGAVAWQMGDGPELASVLADLIKKGIKTATCGSFASYAQDMSAPRMGSYNIILDGQDVPVCVIRLVSMRLVRFCDVNEEFARKEGEGDLSLEYWQKEHQRFFFREGHFSEDMELIAEEFELVEVL; encoded by the coding sequence ATGGTAAAGGTTGAGGAATTAAAAATGAAATACCCAGGCGCAGTGGCCTGGCAAATGGGTGATGGCCCGGAGCTGGCCAGCGTGCTTGCGGACCTGATTAAAAAAGGAATCAAAACGGCCACCTGCGGATCTTTTGCCTCGTACGCGCAGGATATGTCTGCTCCGCGGATGGGGAGCTACAACATAATCCTTGATGGCCAGGATGTCCCAGTCTGTGTGATCCGGCTGGTTTCAATGCGGCTGGTGCGTTTTTGCGATGTTAATGAGGAGTTCGCTCGCAAAGAGGGTGAAGGTGATTTAAGCCTTGAATACTGGCAGAAAGAGCATCAGCGATTTTTCTTCCGCGAAGGCCATTTTTCTGAAGATATGGAACTGATCGCAGAAGAATTTGAATTGGTTGAGGTGCTTTAA
- the ttcA gene encoding tRNA 2-thiocytidine(32) synthetase TtcA — MQQNQEINKKEQYNLNKLQKRLRRNVGEAIADFNMIEEGDRIMVCLSGGKDSYTMLEILRNLQQSAPVKFSLVAVNLDQKQPGFPEHILPEYLEKLGVEYKIVEENTYGIVKEKIPEGKTTCSLCSRLRRGILYRTATELGATKIALGHHRDDILQTLFLNMFYGGKMKGMPPKLMSDDGKHIVIRPLAYCREKDIERFSQAKGFPIIPCNLCGSQPNLQRQVIGDMLRDWDKRYPGRIETMFSAMQNVVPSHLADVELFDFKGINHESEVVNGGDLAFDREDIPMQPAGWQPEEDDNQFEELRLNVLEVK; from the coding sequence ATGCAACAGAATCAAGAAATTAACAAAAAAGAACAATACAACCTGAATAAACTGCAAAAGCGACTGCGCCGTAACGTGGGCGAAGCCATTGCAGACTTCAACATGATTGAAGAAGGCGACCGCATCATGGTTTGCCTGTCAGGGGGTAAAGACAGCTATACCATGCTGGAGATCCTGCGTAATCTTCAGCAAAGCGCACCGGTGAAATTTTCCCTGGTGGCGGTCAACCTTGACCAGAAACAGCCGGGCTTCCCGGAGCACATTCTGCCGGAATACCTCGAAAAGCTGGGCGTTGAGTATAAAATCGTCGAAGAAAATACCTACGGCATTGTGAAAGAGAAGATCCCGGAAGGGAAAACCACCTGCTCACTCTGTTCTCGTCTGCGCCGCGGCATTCTGTATCGTACCGCGACGGAGCTGGGCGCGACCAAAATTGCGCTGGGCCATCACCGCGACGATATCCTGCAAACGCTGTTCCTCAATATGTTCTACGGCGGCAAGATGAAAGGCATGCCGCCTAAGCTGATGAGCGATGACGGCAAGCACATTGTGATCCGCCCTCTCGCCTATTGCCGCGAAAAAGACATTGAGCGTTTTTCTCAGGCTAAAGGTTTCCCGATCATTCCATGTAACCTGTGCGGCTCTCAGCCGAACCTGCAGCGTCAGGTAATTGGCGACATGCTGCGTGACTGGGATAAGCGTTATCCGGGTCGTATCGAAACCATGTTCAGCGCGATGCAAAACGTTGTTCCTTCCCATCTCGCGGATGTGGAGCTGTTCGACTTTAAAGGCATCAACCACGAGTCAGAAGTCGTGAACGGCGGGGACCTGGCGTTTGATCGGGAAGATATTCCCATGCAGCCAGCGGGCTGGCAGCCGGAAGAAGATGACAATCAGTTTGAAGAGCTGCGTCTCAACGTGCTTGAAGTGAAGTAA
- the dbpA gene encoding ATP-dependent RNA helicase DbpA: MTAFSTLNVLPAAQLDNLNELGYLTMTPVQAAALPAILEGRDVRVQAKTGSGKTAAFGLGLLQHIDVALFQTQSLVLCPTRELADQVAGELRRLARFLPNTKILTLCGGQPFGAQRDSLQHAPHIIVATPGRLLDHLQKATVSLDALQTLVMDEADRMLDMGFSDAIDEVIRFAPAGRQTLLFSATWPEAIAAISGRVQKNPLTIEIDSVDALPAIEQQFFETSQQGKISLLQKLLSQHQPASCVVFCNTKKDCQSVCNALNAAGQSALSLHGDLEQRDRDQTLVRFANGSARVLVATDVAARGLDIKSLELVVNYELAWDPEVHVHRIGRTARAGNSGLAISFCAPEEAQRANILSEMLQIKLNWMNTPASASIVPLEAEMATLCIDGGKKAKMRPGDVLGALTGDVGLDGADIGKIAVHPAHVYVAVRQAVAHKAWKQLQNGKIKGKTCRVRLLK; encoded by the coding sequence GTGACCGCTTTTTCTACCCTGAATGTTCTGCCCGCCGCCCAACTCGATAACCTCAACGAGTTGGGTTACCTCACGATGACGCCTGTTCAGGCGGCCGCGTTGCCAGCCATCCTTGAGGGCCGTGACGTGCGCGTGCAGGCGAAAACGGGCAGCGGGAAAACGGCGGCATTTGGCCTTGGCCTGTTGCAGCATATCGATGTGGCGCTATTTCAGACCCAGTCTCTGGTGCTGTGCCCGACCCGCGAACTGGCAGACCAGGTCGCGGGTGAACTGCGTCGCCTGGCGCGTTTCCTGCCCAACACCAAGATTTTAACCCTCTGCGGCGGACAGCCGTTCGGCGCGCAGCGTGATTCACTCCAGCATGCGCCGCACATCATTGTCGCAACGCCCGGCCGCCTGCTGGATCACCTGCAAAAAGCCACCGTCTCGCTGGATGCGTTACAAACGCTGGTGATGGATGAGGCAGACAGGATGCTGGATATGGGCTTCAGCGATGCGATTGACGAGGTGATCCGTTTCGCCCCGGCCGGTCGTCAGACGCTGCTGTTCTCCGCGACCTGGCCGGAGGCCATCGCCGCCATCAGCGGGCGCGTGCAGAAAAATCCGCTCACCATTGAAATCGACAGCGTTGATGCGCTGCCCGCTATCGAGCAGCAGTTCTTTGAAACTTCGCAGCAGGGGAAAATTTCGCTGCTGCAGAAACTGCTGAGTCAGCATCAGCCTGCGTCCTGCGTGGTGTTCTGTAATACCAAAAAAGACTGTCAGTCGGTCTGTAATGCCCTGAATGCCGCCGGCCAGAGCGCATTGTCGCTGCATGGCGATCTGGAGCAGCGCGATCGCGATCAGACGCTGGTCCGTTTCGCTAACGGCAGCGCCCGCGTTCTTGTTGCAACCGACGTCGCTGCGCGCGGTCTGGATATTAAATCCCTTGAGCTGGTGGTGAACTATGAGCTGGCGTGGGACCCTGAAGTGCACGTGCACCGTATTGGCCGTACCGCGCGTGCGGGAAACAGCGGTCTGGCGATCAGCTTCTGCGCACCGGAAGAGGCGCAGCGCGCCAACATTCTCTCTGAGATGCTGCAGATTAAGCTGAACTGGATGAATACACCGGCCAGCGCCAGCATTGTGCCGCTGGAGGCTGAAATGGCGACGCTGTGTATTGATGGCGGTAAAAAAGCCAAGATGCGTCCAGGTGACGTATTAGGGGCGCTGACCGGGGATGTGGGTCTGGACGGGGCGGATATCGGCAAGATTGCGGTCCATCCGGCGCATGTCTACGTAGCGGTTCGCCAGGCGGTTGCCCATAAGGCATGGAAGCAGCTGCAAAACGGGAAAATTAAGGGTAAAACCTGTCGCGTACGTCTGCTGAAATAA
- the zntB gene encoding zinc transporter ZntB — MESIKGSELNVPDAVFAWVLDGRGGARPLEDNDAIDSAHPCWLHLNYTHPDSADWLASTPLLPNNVRDALAGESLRPRVSRMGDGTLITLRCINGSTDERPDQLVAMRVYMDDGLIVSTRQRKVLALDDIVNDLKEGTGPVDCGSWLVDVCDALTDHASEFIEELHDKIIDLEDNLLDQQIPPRGFLALLRKQLIVMRRYMTPQRDVYARLASERLAWMNDDQRRRMQDIADRLGRGLDEIDSCIARTAVMADEIAQVMQESLARRTYTMSLMAMVFLPSTFLTGLFGVNLGGIPGGAYRYGFTAFCVMLVVLIGGVAWWLHRSKWL; from the coding sequence GTGGAAAGCATTAAAGGATCTGAACTTAACGTTCCGGACGCAGTTTTTGCGTGGGTGCTGGATGGTCGCGGCGGTGCGCGACCGCTGGAAGATAATGATGCGATCGATAGTGCGCATCCCTGCTGGCTACATCTGAACTACACCCACCCGGACAGCGCTGACTGGCTGGCCTCGACGCCGCTCTTGCCCAATAACGTGCGCGATGCGCTGGCGGGTGAAAGCCTGCGGCCCCGCGTGAGTCGAATGGGTGACGGGACGCTGATCACCCTGCGCTGCATTAACGGCAGCACGGATGAACGCCCGGATCAGCTGGTTGCGATGCGGGTCTACATGGACGACGGGCTCATTGTGTCGACCCGCCAGCGAAAGGTTCTGGCGCTGGATGACATCGTCAACGATCTGAAAGAGGGCACCGGGCCGGTCGACTGCGGCAGCTGGCTGGTGGACGTCTGTGACGCGCTGACCGATCATGCGAGTGAATTTATTGAAGAACTGCACGACAAAATCATCGACCTGGAAGATAACCTGCTCGATCAGCAGATCCCGCCCCGCGGTTTTCTGGCCTTATTGCGTAAGCAGCTGATTGTGATGCGCCGCTACATGACGCCGCAGCGCGACGTTTACGCGCGTCTTGCCAGCGAAAGGCTCGCGTGGATGAATGACGATCAGCGACGCAGAATGCAGGATATTGCCGACAGGTTGGGGCGCGGGCTGGACGAGATTGATTCCTGTATTGCCAGAACGGCGGTGATGGCGGACGAAATCGCGCAGGTGATGCAGGAGTCGCTGGCGAGAAGAACCTATACGATGTCCCTGATGGCGATGGTGTTTTTACCCAGCACGTTTCTTACCGGGCTGTTTGGCGTGAATCTGGGGGGAATTCCGGGTGGTGCTTATCGCTACGGCTTTACCGCCTTTTGCGTGATGTTAGTTGTTTTGATTGGTGGTGTTGCATGGTGGTTGCATCGTAGTAAATGGCTGTAA
- a CDS encoding methyl-accepting chemotaxis protein, with product MLKNISVRTFIIGFLFSLFLVSAGVVVLFSSNTSLFISLNVINFVALFLLWVYMTKYLVTPINTVKKSIEEVTAGNLGVSIPEFGNNCAGRLIPGINSLSGNIATLVREIRASSQTAMTLSDQLSARSAQLSVKTEQQSASLVQTAASMEQMAASTKNNADNTRLASEQANVATLQARKGGELMGQVASNMQSITECAQQMTEIISLIDGIAFQTNILALNAAVEAARAGDHGKGFSVVAEEVRNLAHRSAEAAKNIKTLIEVTSSNVTQGASVVSQAEKNMHEIVTGSGNVSRLMDDISASTSEQEKGISQITLALSELERVTQSNVAMAEELNGSSDVLRNQVIELQTRTRNFRLDRSSLSSSPGGSPSFLQRPEHSL from the coding sequence ATGCTAAAAAATATTAGTGTCAGGACCTTTATTATCGGGTTCCTTTTCTCTCTTTTTTTGGTAAGTGCAGGTGTCGTTGTTCTATTTTCCAGCAATACGTCTCTCTTTATTTCGCTTAATGTCATCAATTTCGTTGCGCTATTTTTGCTCTGGGTCTATATGACGAAGTATCTTGTGACGCCGATCAATACGGTGAAGAAAAGTATTGAAGAGGTAACCGCAGGCAACCTTGGCGTCTCTATCCCTGAATTTGGCAATAACTGTGCGGGCCGACTCATTCCCGGGATAAACAGCCTTTCCGGCAATATTGCGACGCTGGTGCGTGAGATCAGGGCATCATCACAAACCGCCATGACCTTATCGGATCAACTCTCGGCACGTAGCGCTCAGCTATCGGTGAAAACCGAGCAGCAGTCTGCGTCTTTGGTGCAAACCGCAGCCAGCATGGAGCAAATGGCCGCGAGCACCAAAAACAATGCCGATAACACCCGCCTGGCGAGCGAGCAGGCAAATGTGGCGACGTTACAGGCGCGCAAGGGCGGCGAGCTGATGGGGCAGGTCGCCAGCAATATGCAGTCCATTACCGAATGCGCGCAGCAGATGACGGAGATTATTTCGCTCATCGACGGCATTGCTTTCCAGACGAATATTCTGGCGCTCAACGCGGCCGTTGAGGCGGCAAGGGCGGGCGATCATGGCAAGGGGTTTTCTGTGGTCGCGGAAGAGGTAAGAAACCTGGCACACCGCAGCGCGGAAGCCGCGAAGAATATCAAAACGCTGATTGAAGTCACCAGCAGTAACGTCACGCAGGGAGCCAGCGTTGTGTCACAGGCAGAGAAAAACATGCATGAAATCGTGACCGGCTCGGGAAATGTCAGCCGCTTAATGGACGACATTTCCGCGTCAACCTCAGAGCAGGAGAAAGGCATTTCTCAGATTACCCTGGCGCTATCGGAGCTGGAGCGGGTTACGCAAAGTAACGTGGCAATGGCAGAGGAACTCAACGGTTCGTCTGATGTACTGCGTAATCAGGTGATTGAGCTGCAGACCCGAACGCGTAATTTCAGGCTCGATCGGTCATCCTTGTCCTCATCACCTGGCGGCTCGCCATCTTTCCTCCAGCGGCCAGAACACTCGCTCTGA